The following is a genomic window from Malus sylvestris chromosome 7, drMalSylv7.2, whole genome shotgun sequence.
AGGCCGGCAGCTAAAACTTCTAAATTAGTGCAATTAACTAGAGAAGAGATGAAATCCAAGTCACCTTCCTCATTATTTCCAAGATTGTTTTGATCAAGTTCAAACCAATACAAATTTGACAGGCGTGCCAGACTAGGCACTTTCCCAATAAACTTATTGGATGTGATAGAAAATAGTGAAAGGTCTGAGGCATTGGAAATTGAAGTTGGTACTAGTCCAGTGAATTGGTTTGTATGGAAAACAAAGATTTCGATGTGTGGAAATATAGTGTGGCCCAATCCAGGAGGAAGAGTTCCATGAAGGTTGTTTTGAAACAGAATAATGATTGTAATTGACGAGAGGTTGTATATGGAGGGAGGGATGGTACCATTCAAATAATTTACAGCCAATGAAAAAGTCGTCAAGCTTTTCAACTGGCCAAGGCTATTTGGAATACCTCCATGCAGATTATTTTTTAGAACAGATAGCAtccaaagagaagaaagattCCCAAAAGAAGGTGGGATTTTCCCATAAAAATGATTCTTGCCTAATAAAAGTACCTGAAGCTTGGACAATGAGGCAATTTCAGTAGGAAGTTCGCCACTAAGAGTGTTGCCATATAAGCCAAGGTATTGGAGGTTAGAGCAACGTGATATGTTGAATGGAATATGACCACCGAAGGTGTTGTTATCAAGGTGTAGTCTTTCCAAGCGGAACAAACGACCAATTTCTGAAGGGATGATGTGGCTGAAGCTATTGTTTTGGAGGTATAAAATCCTCAGAAAGCTCAAGTTTCCAACGTGGGGAGATAGGTGGCCTGCCAGCCCGCTTGATTGGAGGTCGAGCACTGTAACTCTCTGGTGCCTGCGGCCACAAGTAACGCCTGACCAATGACAGAAGTGGAGGGATTGATTCCAAGAGCTAAGGATGCCGAGGGTATCAGTCACAATTTCAGCTTTGAAGGCAAGCAAGGAAAGCCTATCCACCTCATTTCCCGCTAAACGCGAGGAGGAGGCAGAgctaaaaagaaagagaagaaagagtgGTTGCATGTAAATAAACCAAATGCTAATATGAATACTTGAGAACTCCATTTTAGCTAGGCTGCAAAATGTAGCTCTAGATATTTATGTAACAGTTAGACGCAAAGAATGGAGTCAATTTCAGGGTCCGAATTGGGTTGCATAGCTGGTTTCTTCATGCATGTCGTCGTTGACGGGTTGGGGAACACAACACATAGCTTTTGCACTAGCAATAATTCTTAATTCAAAAATGCTACTCttatcaaaattttcatataaTATTTGTATCAATAAAGGAAGGGATTAACTCTTTCAAAAATGCTAATCTTACCATATTTGTATTCTTCTAATAGAGATGAGATCTACATGTTTTTGTGGACCAACCTCCATTAAAAAAACGgtagaaataataataaaaatatgcgATAAGTGTCGCACTACTCAAGTATTTGGTTCTTGACGAAAAAAAATGACTTTGACATTTTACGTAAGAATTATCATAAAAAGCAGAACGTAAAACGTTGAGACCCACTAGCTAGTTTTCCACCGTATTGGAAGGTTCATGCAAAGTAGCTAGCTAGTTTTCCACCGTATTGGAAGGTTCATGCAAAGTAGCTAGCTTAGCTAGCTAGTTTTCCACAGCTAGCTAGTTTTCCACCGTATTGGAAGGTTCATGCAATGTAGGTAAGACTAGAGAAAGTGCCCGTAAGTATGTAAGAGTAGAAAAAGTGCCCGGGCATTCCCACGGGTCTTTAAAATATTTAGGAAATATATCAATATAGAAAACAGAGGTCTCTTATGCTTTAAGTTTCAAAACTGTATAGAACATGTAAGATTTGtaaatgtatatatgtatgtatatatatatgtatgtatatatatatgtatgtatataatagCGATACTATTTCCATACATGTGGAATGTGGGAAGGAAATTAGTCATTTTGTTCTGAATCAAGATTATTGCAGCTGAGATGGAGCCTCTCCAAAATTGTATTCTGACATTTTATCACACATAATTCCTAATTTCCAGACAAACATAAAGCTGATCTTACAAACAAGCGTTTTATGCCTCATAAGGCCAGGCATAAGAACACCAAATTAAAataggtttttatcacaaatggtctttgagattgatcaaactcatcattttggtccctcattttcaaaatcaatcaatgtcgtcCCTGACATTCACTACCacacatcaatttggtcattccgttaagattccatcaattattttgttagtttgtATAGAGCTACAAATCTAATGAAATTGTGATATGTGGATTGCACAAAATAAGAGTTTTTATCGTAAATAGTCCCTGACATTGATCTAACTCTTCATTTTGGTCTCtgagtttcaaaaatcaataaatttggtcTCTGACTTTCAATACCACACGTCAATTTAATCATTCCGTTAAAGTTTCGTCAATATTTTTTGTCCTACTTATCCAATCATAACGTGCCACgtggattaaatataaaaaaaaactatttttttaagatttaaagctaaaagtaaaataagaaactaaaaaccaaaactaaaagaaaaaagttatcatcatcttcatcagagtaagctcaaaaagaaaaaaaaggcaccATGACACCAATAAATGCCGGTCAGTGTTAGATTAAGACTAGGGAATTAATAGACATGATAGCCTTGTTAGTCAATAGAAAGAAAATTGGATGAACGCGGTTTTTAGCTTTGATTTGTCAAACTATACCGATATCCACATAATTTCTCTAagaatttgattcatattttccTACAGACAAATCTGGATATGCCTGCTCCCACACCTTGGAGACTAATCTAGCAAAATTTCTTGCAAATGGATTCAAATTCTAAATTAAATCccgaaaataaaatttctctttcgAAAAGCCTTGACTGAAAAATGTATTACATTTACAGGTTTAagccaggaaaaaaaaaaatcgaacatGCAAGAAAAATGTCGATTCTTTAAATTCGAACGAAGTGAATCGACCAGTTTCATTTCCAAATGAATTTGCAGAATCGATAGGTATACAGACTATAACAGATCATAAAATACAAAACAACATTCTCGACAGTATTAGGCCTTGAGAACCTGATCTTTGGGTAGCGAATCGAGGAGCAGAATCGGGCTTGAGGGAAGTGAATTAAAATATTGGACCGGATATTGTCAGGTCACCTGACTCAGGTGCCACATTTGTATTCTTTCTAATAGAGATGAAACTTATATGTGTTGGTGGACCAACCTCTATTAAAAAAGCGatagaaataataataaaaatatgtgaTAAGTGTTGCACTACTTTAGTAACTTACACGTTGGTTCTTgacgaaaaaataaaaaaaaagactttaACGTTTTACGTTAGAATTATCATAAAAAGCAGAAAATAAAACGTAGAGACCCACTAGCTAGGTTTCTACCGTATTGGAAGGTTCATGCAAAGTAGGGAAGACTAGAAAAAGTGCCCAGGCATTGCCGCAGGTCTTTAAAATATTTAGGAAATATATCAGTATAGAAAACAGAGGTCTCTTATGCTGTGAGTTTCAAAAATGTATAGAACTGTAAGatttgtaaatatatatatatatatatatatatatatgtgtacgTACATAAATATAATAGCGATACTATTTACATACATGCGGAATGTAGGAAGGAAATTAGTCCTTTTGTTCTGAATCAAGATCATTAATTCCAAAATACAATTTCAAGAATCATTTCCTTACCGTTGAACATCAAGAAGACCACTAATTATGAAATACAGATTAAATTTATCTCCATGTTAAAAAGCATATGTTAGCACAGAGACGAAGGATGTGGTTTCTATTACCGGTAGGATTATAGCTTGTAAAGACTTGTCTACTGTGTTCTGAATATTGGTCTCCACTGTAACCAACTTTGAGAACTTTTCTGTAGATAATTCCACTGTAAAAAGAAATTCATGCTCGGGATTTTAACGTTGTATGTCAATATATAAAATAGAACAAAGCCACTAACAATCTAAAAATATCATATAATTGATAGCGGTATGTACTTTTGATAGATAATTTGTAATCAGATTGCAAAATATTGGGATGTCTTGTTCCCGCAGGAGTGTGTTATCCTTTGCAGAGAGGATACTTTTTGATATTTCGTAATTGCCGAGATGAAATCATGGCTAATGCCTCACACATCTGGCATAAACAAAATCTTAAACAGTCTAAATTAACATCGCACTATCATATCGGAACAGACAAAGGTACTCAAACTCAAAGTGTCCCACATGCTGACATCCAACAAaccaatcaaaacaaaagatgCATAAAAGGGTCTCGAGTTTTGCCAAATACACCACAATGAAGATGCTTTACCCAAATGAAGGAATAGACTTACCATCATAGGAAACTCATGCCTCCTCTCTACGAAGCTTTGCTGGCTCTCTGTGTTTTCTCACCTGCAATTTAGACCCAAAGCGCAGAGGCATTTCACCCATGAAATTCTAAATCCAGAAACATCTAAAAACAGAGAACAAAGAACCGAGAAAACCGTGTGTGCAGGCATGCGTGTTTCTCTTGGCATATTTTATCAAACTGGTGATAGGCATTGAACAAAAGATACATatgaaggcaaatgttgtttgtAAACTCAACGCGTAAAATTACACTAACATGGTTTGgcaatttcatttcattaagtGATTTCAAATTCAATAATCAGAACATAAAAGAAGAAACACGAAAAATTACAGTTAGAAGTCACACATCAGttaaagagttgaaaaataagCAAGCTTGCTTAGGAAACTATATTTACACCTACAGAATAATAAATATAGCAAGCTAGTACTGATGAAATACTCGAAAAAGGCAAAATTCGTTTTCATTTCTTCCCgatattaaaaaactaaatataAAAATCGATCCGATTTGAACCCAGAAATTCGAAACCAAACTCTCACCAAGGAAAGTACCAAAACTCTGAAAATTTTAACCCTTAGTTCACTCttgttataaaaaataaaataaaataagtaataCTAGTATACTACCCAAAACCATAAAGTGCAGAAAACAGCATTATATGAAAAATGAAGAACTGATTGATTCCCACGTATTTAAAAAAAGGGATGTGAtttccacacacccattttcacttctctcacacctttttaattttcggccgtcggatcggatgaattgaagaagatcaaaggacataaattaacaagggtatgagaaaagtaaaaagggatatgtggatagcacaccgctaaaaaaattacaaatttggtTCAACAAAATCCCAAAAGGGAGAAGCAAAAATCAAGAACTGATTTTCATATCCACAAACGCAAAAATTTAAAACGTTTTTTGTGTGGTACCTaaaattacaatttgttttatAACTTTCATTAGAGAAAAAGCCCAAACTCCTTTAATCCAATCATAATTACACATTGCAAGCATTTGATTCATATCATTAATTAGCATTAATCATAACCCAATCATGATTCATGGATTCCCAGCatcaaaatcaaatgaaatgtcactagtattatggtctagtggtattcctcttcacaggttagtgagaggtcttaggttcgattctcgccaaaggcgaatttgaaccacattattgctagtccattatgaggctaagcccaccccctccccatagtgtagataatatcgattgttcaaaaaaaaaatcaaatgaaattatACTATAATAACATTAACAACAGTTAACTTTCGAATctacaaacacattttctagtATCATGTCCCATGTTTCTTGATCATTGCAAATTTGCAACTACCAAAATCCAGAGGACCTCTCAAGCTTATGCATCACCATATGGTGCACTATAAAAAACATGTAAACTGAACAATTAATCACAATAAACGCTGCATTCTCAGTAAAAGTTCACCATATGGTAAAAGATGATCTTTCAAATTTGGAATGCAAGTTGGTAAACAACAATATCATAGGCAATCATTATATAGTGTCCACAATATTAGGAATAAATGTGCATCCAGATGTTTGTTAATGTATCTCTAAGTAGATGGTTAATTTAGTTCAGGACTACTTTTTCAATTTGCCATTAAACTTTGTGATCATTGTCACTCGAACTATTTTAATTAGCATATTTACTCCCCCTCCGTTAAATTTCTACACATTCCACCCATGTCAATGATAAAACGTTGCAGTAGCTCCAATTACCTGTGCACAACACTCTAAAATTTTCTCTCAGTGAGGTTTAAGTAATCAGGCATTTAAAAAATAAGGCTTATTatacaaaatggtccctgagatttgcatgatcaatagaaatggtcctgagattatccaccatttatgattttggtccttccgttattcactctttgggcaattttcaaaattttgtaactcaatcgtttcttaaccaaattcgacccataatatatcaaaatgaaaataggaaagtgtagaacaagattatacctatttggaatctcaatggttgccggagatggccggaaaatagcctgaaatgtGCAGGGAAGGAGCCAAAATTTTCTTCTAGTGGGGGCAACCGAAAATAACTAAGAAAACCTTATTATAGTATGGTTATACGCAATATGATATTAAAGATGGTTTCAAATGATGATGTATCACAATTtcaatgttacaaaaatttcaatataatatTGGAAAGTGGTAAGgtgataagaaaaatataagtacATGATAAGTGGGAGATGGTTTTTTCGATTTAAATGACAGAACAAGAGCACTAttgctcatataatatttgatatcGAGTATAAGTAGAATGAATGTATGTTGGATATTAGATACATATATTTTATTCAAAGATAATCcatgtatattatataattgtaaTATGCAACTAAACAAACGAATTACTTGAGTGGGGGCATCTGCCCCCAGTGAGCCTTCATTGGCTCCGTCCATGGAAATGTGATTGGTCCGCAGGAAACTGAAAAACTCGTTGGAAACtgagtaaactttaaacattcataacttcttcaatactcaacgaaatcgagtgattcaaaaacgaaaatcatacttctcgacgagacgaagagaatggtatctttctcaatggctaactcgccgtggtttcaCTGGAAAACTGctcaaaagtggctaactcgaaaatGGTTAGCCTAGATACAGACTTCTCAAAGAGCTCAAGGATTTAGGAATTGTCCCCTGCAATGAGTTCCCATCAATTGAAAAGAGTAGGTTAGAATTGTCATCCCTAGGAAGGAAGAAGTTGAGGAGGAAACATCGAACCTTGAGAACTTGATCTTCTGGGCAGCGAATCGAGGAGCAGAAGCGGGCTTGAGGGAATCGAATTAAACTTACGAACCATTGGACCAGATATTGTCAGGCACCAAATGAAGGCCCAGTGAGTCGGCCTAGCCCAACATAAAGAGTGCCGATATTTTTCCTGCGTGAGTTTTGCCTTCGGGAGCATTTCTCTTGGCATTTCGCTCATCATTGCACTTGACTTAATCATGGCCTCGTTCGCTCAGCCGGAAGACGACTCGGTCCCGACCACGTCAACTCTCCCGTTCGATGACGACGGTTACCTGGGCTACGACCCCCGACTCTCCTCCCAGCGATTCGACTCCTTCGTCGACTCCGAGTCGCTCAAGGACTCCGCCATCGATTCCCCTATCTTCCACGGCTCCGCCGTAGACGAGGCTTTCGCCACTCAGCCGGCGTCGGAGGCCTTCTCTCCTCCGTCTATCTACGCCGAGTCGAACGGCCAAGGGTTTGATGGAGGGTTTGGCGGGTCCGACGATCCGATTTTGCCGGCTCCGTCTGAGATGCTGCCTGAGGAGGGCTTCGCTCTCAGAGAATGGAGGAGGTAGGGTTTTGAATTCCGATTGTTTGCGATTGAACCGATAGCGCTGTATAGAAATTAAATTTTGACTCTTTTGTGCAATTTAGTTGAAAGTTGTTGGTTTTAATTTGGCTTGATCTTTCTGTTGCTGAGAAATTGGGTGGAAGTTGTTGTTTTGATTTCAGTAATTTTCAAGAATTGCATGCGTGGTGATCAGTAATCGTCTTTCTGATGTCAAATCTTTATGAATTTAACGTGCCGATTGTTCGTATAAGATTGTGGAGCTGAATTCGAATCGAAAAAAGATTGATgattgttgtcaaattgtagttaTTGACTATCAGAAAGTGATTTTATGTTTGCATTGAAAGTGGTGGGAGAAATAAATGGTTGAATTCTGTGAGGTTGTAATGGAGTTATAATAATCCGAGCTTTTGTGACATTCAGGCAGAATGCGATTCATCTcgaggagaaggagaagagagaaaaggagttGTTGGTTCAAATAATTGAGGAAGCAGATGAATTCAAGCTGGGATTCTACCAGAAGAGGAAGATCACTACTGAAAATAACAAGGCTGCGAACAGGGAAAGGGAGAAGGTTTGATCAATTTAGCTTTCCAAAAAATATGATCGGCACAATAATTTGTTTCAATGAGCTCTTCTAATAATGTTGATTTCAGACTTTACTacctcaattttaagtttttggttGGAATGCATATGATGATTCTTTGGGCTGATGCTTATAGTTTCGTTCTTGGATTGCTGATTCATTCAATAATTGAATAGTTGATCGAAATAAGCTTTGAAGAAGAGCCACAAATTGTTGTCGGGTATCTCCCCGCATCCACTCAGCTTGGTTATTCATAAATCGTAACTTTTATTCTCTTTGCTGTGGATTGGACTTTTGTGAGTTCAACTAAGTGATGGTCACAACTGTGTAGGATTCTCTACGTAAATCTTAGCTACAATGTGTCCCTATTAGGCTTCTTCGTAAAACAAATACTACTAATGTTGGTCGTGTTAATGGTTTTCTGAATGTCTTTTTAGCTAACGATTTTGGAATTGAACTTTGTCACAACTTTACAGTTTCTTCGCCTTTAATATCCATATCAATCTCTCTGGCATATTGTTTTGAACTTGTATGTTGGCTTTTCTCAGCTGTTCCTGGCTAATCAAGAGAAGTTTCATGCTGAGGTAGACAAGAACTACTGGAAGGCAATTGCGGACCTCATCCCCAATGAGGTGCCAGCAATagagaagaagagagggaaGAAGGATACGGAAAAGAAGCCATCCATTCTCGTTGTCCAAGGTCCAAAGCCTGGAAAGCCAACCGAGCTTTCAAGGATGAGGCAGATACTTTTGAAATTGAAGCATAATACACCTCCCCACCTTAAGCCTTCACCTCCAGCCCCAGCTCCCACCAAGGATGCAAAACCGAGTACTTCTGCTCCCCCCAAGGCTGCAGTTGTGGCGGCTACCCCCGAGGCTGTAGTAGCTGCTTCGTAATTTGCCTGGCGTTCTTTGTTAGGCTTATTTTGTAGAAACCAGAAACCATGTACTTCCATTACAACATTGTGGAGTTTTTCTTCTTTAGTTGAACATTTCCTGATGGGTATATTCCGTTAGATTTAGTGTTTCATATGTACAAATGTGAGTCGGAAGGGAACTAGGACCTCTCCaaattttattataattattgttttttttagtgTTTCAGAAAATACATGGTAAACTCTTATATTTTACGTCAAATTTTCATCTAATGGTTGAACTAATCATTTAAATTGGATTAAATTTTCATCTAATGGTTGAAATAATCATtttaagtcttttttttttttatccaccTACCTCAAACATGATACTATGAAATGGCTTTGAACTTTTGGAATGA
Proteins encoded in this region:
- the LOC126629094 gene encoding clathrin light chain 2-like isoform X2 translates to MASFAQPEDDSVPTTSTLPFDDDGYLGYDPRLSSQRFDSFVDSESLKDSAIDSPIFHGSAVDEAFATQPASEAFSPPSIYAESNGQGFDGGFGGSDDPILPAPSEMLPEEGFALREWRRQNAIHLEEKEKREKELLVQIIEEADEFKLGFYQKRKITTENNKAANREREKLFLANQEKFHAEVDKNYWKAIADLIPNEVPAIEKKRGKKDTEKKPSILVVQGPKPGKPTELSRMRQILLKLKHNTPPHLKPSPPAPAPTKDAKPSTSAPPKAAVVAATPEAVVAAS
- the LOC126629094 gene encoding clathrin light chain 2-like isoform X1, producing MASFPQPEDDSVPTTGSTRPFDDDGWLGYDPRLSSQRFDSFVDSESLKDSAIDSPIFHGSAVDEAFATQPASEAFSPPSIYAESNGQGFDGGFGGSDDPILPAPSEMLPEEGFALREWRRQNAIHLEEKEKREKELLVQIIEEADEFKLGFYQKRKITTENNKAANREREKLFLANQEKFHAEVDKNYWKAIADLIPNEVPAIEKKRGKKDTEKKPSILVVQGPKPGKPTELSRMRQILLKLKHNTPPHLKPSPPAPAPTKDAKPSTSAPPKAAVVAATPEAVVAAS